One genomic window of Aptenodytes patagonicus chromosome 19, bAptPat1.pri.cur, whole genome shotgun sequence includes the following:
- the MFAP2 gene encoding microfibrillar-associated protein 2 isoform X1: MRAAGLFLLCLPAALLVQGQYSRFEGITYPEPVQYSQYDQQSEIQDYYDYHDVTPRAPEEQFRYQSQQQSQQEIVPAPTPAAAPETEPTEPGPLDCREEQYPCTRLYSVHKPCKQCLNEICFYSLRRVYVINKEICVRTVCAHEELLRADLCRDKFSKCGVMATSGLCQTVVASCARSCGGC; the protein is encoded by the exons ATGAGAGCGGCGGGGCTCTTCTTGCTGTGTCTGCCAG CAGCGCTCCTGGTCCAGGGACAGTACAGCAGGTTCGAAGGCATCACCTACCCCGAGCCGGTACAATATTCCCAGTACGACCAGCAATCAG aaatTCAGGATTACTACGACTATCACG ATGTCACCCCCCGTGCCCCCGAGGAGCAGTTTCGGTACCAGTCCCAGCAGCAATCCCAGCAGGAAATCGTGCCGGCCCCGACCCCAG ctgctgcccccGAGACCGAGCCCACGGAGCCAGGACCCCTCG ACTGCCGGGAGGAGCAGTACCCCTGCACCAGGCTCTACTCCGTGCACAAGCCCTGCAAGCAGTGCCTGAACGAGATCTGCTTTTACAG cctCCGCCGGGTTTACGTGATCAACAAGGAGATCTGTGTCCGCACCGTGTGCGCCCACGAAGAGCTGCTGCgag CCGATCTCTGCCGCGACAAGTTTTCCAAGTGCGGGGTGATGGCCACCAGCGGGCTCTGCCAAACCGTGGTCGCATCCTGCGCCCGCAGCTGCGGCGGATGCTGA
- the MFAP2 gene encoding microfibrillar-associated protein 2 isoform X2, which produces MRAAGLFLLCLPALLVQGQYSRFEGITYPEPVQYSQYDQQSEIQDYYDYHDVTPRAPEEQFRYQSQQQSQQEIVPAPTPAAAPETEPTEPGPLDCREEQYPCTRLYSVHKPCKQCLNEICFYSLRRVYVINKEICVRTVCAHEELLRADLCRDKFSKCGVMATSGLCQTVVASCARSCGGC; this is translated from the exons ATGAGAGCGGCGGGGCTCTTCTTGCTGTGTCTGCCAG CGCTCCTGGTCCAGGGACAGTACAGCAGGTTCGAAGGCATCACCTACCCCGAGCCGGTACAATATTCCCAGTACGACCAGCAATCAG aaatTCAGGATTACTACGACTATCACG ATGTCACCCCCCGTGCCCCCGAGGAGCAGTTTCGGTACCAGTCCCAGCAGCAATCCCAGCAGGAAATCGTGCCGGCCCCGACCCCAG ctgctgcccccGAGACCGAGCCCACGGAGCCAGGACCCCTCG ACTGCCGGGAGGAGCAGTACCCCTGCACCAGGCTCTACTCCGTGCACAAGCCCTGCAAGCAGTGCCTGAACGAGATCTGCTTTTACAG cctCCGCCGGGTTTACGTGATCAACAAGGAGATCTGTGTCCGCACCGTGTGCGCCCACGAAGAGCTGCTGCgag CCGATCTCTGCCGCGACAAGTTTTCCAAGTGCGGGGTGATGGCCACCAGCGGGCTCTGCCAAACCGTGGTCGCATCCTGCGCCCGCAGCTGCGGCGGATGCTGA